One Streptomyces sp. NBC_01237 genomic region harbors:
- a CDS encoding acyl-CoA dehydrogenase family protein, producing the protein MDFAFDARTEELRTKLLTFMDEHVYPAERTADEQRALLSSPWDTPRIVEDLKAEARRQGLWNLFLPDAGYGAGLTNLQYAPLAEILGRSPHLAPTALNCAAPDTGNMEVLFQFGTDEQKKRWLEPLLAGEIRSAFAMTEPEVASSDATNIETRITRDGDHYVINGRKWFISGAMNPECQVFIVMGKTDPDGEDIRRQQSQILVPRDTPGLEVRRAMRVYGYEDHSHGGHAEVVFTDVRVPVTHLIGEEGGGFAIAQARLGPGRIHHCMRLIGMAERAIELMCRRAVSRTAFGKPLAQQGVVQNWIADARVTVEQLRLLVLKTAWLMDTVGNRGAHTEIQSIKIATPRAVVDILDRAVQLHGAGGVSQDFPLAELWAAARTLRLADGPDEVHQRSLARREIKKYR; encoded by the coding sequence ATGGACTTCGCATTCGACGCCCGTACCGAAGAGCTGCGTACCAAGCTGCTCACCTTCATGGACGAGCATGTGTACCCGGCCGAGCGGACCGCGGACGAGCAGCGCGCCCTCCTCTCCTCCCCGTGGGACACCCCGCGGATCGTGGAGGACCTGAAGGCCGAGGCGCGCAGGCAGGGCCTGTGGAACCTCTTCCTTCCCGATGCCGGGTACGGTGCCGGGCTGACCAACCTCCAGTACGCCCCGCTGGCCGAGATCCTGGGCCGCAGCCCGCACTTGGCGCCGACCGCGCTGAACTGCGCGGCGCCGGACACCGGGAACATGGAGGTGCTCTTCCAGTTCGGCACGGACGAGCAGAAGAAGCGGTGGCTGGAGCCGCTGCTCGCGGGGGAGATCCGGTCGGCGTTCGCCATGACCGAGCCCGAGGTCGCCTCCTCGGACGCGACCAACATCGAGACCCGGATCACGCGGGACGGCGACCACTACGTCATCAACGGCCGCAAGTGGTTCATCTCCGGGGCGATGAACCCGGAGTGCCAGGTCTTCATCGTGATGGGCAAGACCGACCCGGACGGCGAGGACATCCGCCGTCAGCAGTCGCAGATCCTCGTCCCGAGGGACACCCCGGGCCTCGAAGTGCGCCGCGCCATGCGGGTGTACGGCTACGAGGACCACTCCCACGGCGGTCATGCCGAGGTCGTCTTCACCGACGTACGGGTGCCCGTCACCCACCTGATCGGCGAGGAGGGCGGCGGTTTCGCCATCGCGCAGGCGCGGCTGGGTCCGGGCCGGATCCACCACTGCATGCGGCTGATCGGCATGGCCGAGCGGGCCATCGAGCTGATGTGCCGGCGAGCCGTCTCCCGTACGGCCTTCGGCAAGCCGCTCGCCCAGCAGGGCGTCGTGCAGAACTGGATCGCGGACGCCCGGGTCACGGTGGAGCAGCTGCGGCTGCTGGTGCTGAAGACCGCCTGGCTGATGGACACCGTGGGGAACCGGGGCGCGCACACCGAGATCCAGTCCATCAAGATCGCGACCCCGCGGGCGGTGGTGGACATCCTCGACCGGGCGGTCCAGCTGCACGGCGCGGGCGGGGTCAGTCAGGACTTCCCGCTGGCGGAGCTGTGGGCGGCGGCACGGACGCTGCGGCTGGCGGACGGACCGGACGAGGTGCACCAGCGGTCGCTGGCCCGGCGGGAGATCAAGAAGTACCGCTGA